The following is a genomic window from Candidatus Thermoplasmatota archaeon.
CTGAAAGAAATGCTTAAAGAGTGTGGAGCAATAAAATTTGGCAAGTTCAAACTCACCTCAGGAAAAGAAAGCAATTACTATATAGACATAAAAGCTGCATCGCTTAACCCTAAAATACTTAGCAAGCTCGCGAAAGAGCTTACCGGAAAGCTTAGCGGTAAAGAGGAGAAAATTGCGTGTATAGAGTTAGGCGCTGTGCCTATTGCTACAGCAGTTGCACTTAAAGCAAAAATTCCTTTTGTTATTTTAAGGAAGGAGTTACGAGAGCACGGCACAAGCAAGCAAATTGAAGGAGAACTCAAGGAAGGAGAGTATGTGGTTGTAATAGAAGACGTAGCTACCACTGGCAATTCTATTCTTAAAGTTGTAAATGCAGTTAGAGAGAGAGGCGCAATCGTTAAGAGAGCAATTGTAGTGGTTGATAGAGAAGAAGGTGCTGAGAGTTTATTGAAAGAAAATGATATTGAGTTAATTTCTTTGATTAAGGTAAGTGAGCTGATGA
Proteins encoded in this region:
- the pyrE gene encoding orotate phosphoribosyltransferase, encoding MLKEMLKECGAIKFGKFKLTSGKESNYYIDIKAASLNPKILSKLAKELTGKLSGKEEKIACIELGAVPIATAVALKAKIPFVILRKELREHGTSKQIEGELKEGEYVVVIEDVATTGNSILKVVNAVRERGAIVKRAIVVVDREEGAESLLKENDIELISLIKVSELMK